A genomic region of Mycolicibacterium poriferae contains the following coding sequences:
- a CDS encoding DEAD/DEAH box helicase produces MSSPLPPAPAGADPDELFESFSQWAQSNGTALYPAQEEALIELVSGANVILATPTGSGKSLVATGALYAALAAGRRSFYTAPIKALVSEKFFALCAVFGADKVGMLTGDAAVNADAPIIACTAEVLANIALREGANAPIGLVVMDEFHFYGDPDRGWAWQVPLLELPRAQFLLMSATLGDVTFLREDLSRRTGRPTAWVANAQRPVPLFYSYATTPMHETIEELVETKQTPIYVVHFTQASALERAQALMSINVCTKEEKVAIAEHIGAFRFSTAFGTTLSRLVRHGIGVHHAGMLPKYRRLVEQLAQAGLLKVICGTDTLGVGINVPIRTVVFSALSKYDGTRTRLLNAREFHQIAGRAGRAGFDTAGTVVVQAPEHEVANLKQFAKVADDPKKRRKLVRRKAPEGMVPWGEATLTRLVDAAPEALTSNMRVSTAMILDVVDRPGDPFEAMRRLLTDNHEPRKRQLRLIREAVGIARSLLQAGVVERLDEPEPDGRRYRLTVDLPRDFALNQPLSTFALAAIDLLDAESDSYALDVVSVIEATLEDPRQVLAAQLNKARGEAVAAMKADGIEYDERIELLDDIAYPKPLEDLLDHAYEVYVQSNPWAADGRLSPKSVVREMWERAMTFREFVSVYGLTRSEGAVLRYLSDAFKALRSGVPAAARTDELTDIVEWLGELVRQVDSSLLDEWEQLTSPDQPAGVTPEVRAAPPRPLTANERAFTAMVRNALFRRVQLFARERWDELGELDSAAGWTAQRWAEAGEAYFTEHESVGTGADARGPALLVFDRRPDIWRVRQILDDPAGDHDWGFDAEVDLGASDESGSLVLRLVDAGRMD; encoded by the coding sequence ATCAGCAGCCCCCTGCCCCCGGCCCCCGCCGGCGCCGATCCCGACGAGCTGTTCGAGTCGTTCTCGCAGTGGGCGCAGAGCAACGGCACGGCCCTGTACCCGGCGCAGGAAGAAGCGCTGATCGAACTCGTCAGCGGGGCCAACGTCATCCTGGCGACGCCCACGGGGTCGGGAAAGTCGTTGGTGGCCACCGGTGCTCTTTACGCCGCGCTCGCAGCCGGGCGCCGCAGCTTCTACACCGCGCCCATCAAGGCCCTGGTGAGTGAGAAGTTCTTCGCGTTGTGCGCGGTGTTCGGCGCCGACAAGGTCGGCATGCTCACCGGTGACGCAGCGGTCAACGCGGACGCGCCCATCATCGCGTGCACGGCCGAGGTCCTGGCCAACATCGCCCTGCGCGAGGGCGCGAACGCCCCGATCGGGCTGGTGGTCATGGACGAGTTCCATTTCTACGGCGACCCCGACCGCGGATGGGCGTGGCAGGTTCCGCTGCTGGAACTGCCGCGCGCGCAGTTCCTGTTGATGTCGGCCACGCTCGGTGACGTCACGTTCCTGCGCGAGGATCTCAGTCGCCGGACGGGCCGCCCGACGGCGTGGGTCGCCAACGCGCAACGTCCTGTGCCGCTGTTCTATTCGTATGCCACCACCCCGATGCACGAGACCATCGAAGAGCTCGTGGAGACCAAGCAGACTCCGATCTACGTCGTGCACTTCACCCAGGCCTCGGCGCTGGAACGCGCGCAAGCGCTGATGAGCATCAACGTGTGCACCAAGGAAGAGAAGGTGGCGATCGCCGAGCACATCGGCGCGTTCCGCTTCTCGACGGCGTTCGGCACGACGCTCTCGCGCCTCGTGCGCCACGGCATCGGGGTTCACCACGCCGGCATGCTGCCCAAGTACCGCCGGTTGGTCGAGCAACTGGCGCAGGCCGGCCTGCTCAAGGTGATCTGCGGCACCGACACCCTCGGGGTCGGCATCAACGTCCCGATCCGCACCGTGGTGTTCTCGGCGCTGTCCAAGTACGACGGCACCCGGACCCGGCTGCTCAACGCCCGCGAGTTCCACCAGATCGCCGGCCGGGCAGGTCGCGCCGGTTTCGACACCGCGGGCACCGTCGTCGTGCAGGCCCCTGAACACGAGGTGGCCAACCTCAAGCAGTTCGCCAAGGTCGCCGATGACCCGAAGAAGCGGCGGAAGTTGGTGCGCCGCAAGGCTCCTGAGGGCATGGTGCCGTGGGGTGAAGCCACGCTGACCAGGCTGGTCGACGCCGCGCCGGAAGCGCTGACCAGCAACATGCGCGTGTCGACGGCGATGATCCTCGACGTCGTCGATCGACCCGGTGACCCCTTCGAGGCGATGCGGCGGCTGCTGACCGACAACCACGAACCCCGCAAGCGCCAACTGCGGTTGATCCGCGAGGCCGTCGGCATCGCCCGCTCGCTGCTGCAGGCTGGGGTCGTCGAGCGGCTCGACGAGCCCGAACCCGACGGCCGACGCTACCGGCTGACCGTCGACCTGCCGCGCGACTTCGCGCTCAACCAGCCGCTGTCGACCTTCGCGCTGGCGGCGATCGACCTACTCGACGCCGAATCGGACAGTTACGCATTGGATGTCGTGTCGGTCATCGAGGCGACGCTGGAGGATCCGCGCCAGGTGCTCGCCGCGCAGCTGAACAAGGCGCGCGGCGAGGCGGTGGCCGCGATGAAGGCCGACGGGATCGAGTACGACGAGCGCATCGAACTGCTCGACGACATCGCCTACCCCAAGCCGCTCGAGGACCTGCTCGACCACGCCTACGAGGTGTACGTGCAGAGCAATCCCTGGGCTGCCGACGGTCGGCTCTCCCCGAAGTCGGTGGTGCGGGAGATGTGGGAGCGGGCGATGACGTTTCGTGAGTTCGTCAGCGTGTACGGGTTGACCCGGTCCGAGGGTGCGGTATTGCGTTATCTGTCGGATGCCTTCAAGGCGCTGCGCTCGGGGGTTCCCGCCGCGGCGCGCACCGACGAGCTCACCGACATCGTCGAATGGCTCGGCGAGCTGGTGCGCCAGGTGGATTCGAGTCTGCTCGACGAGTGGGAGCAGCTCACCAGCCCCGATCAACCCGCCGGCGTCACCCCGGAGGTTCGCGCCGCGCCGCCACGCCCGCTCACCGCCAACGAACGCGCGTTCACCGCGATGGTGCGCAACGCGCTGTTCCGCCGCGTGCAGCTGTTCGCCCGGGAACGCTGGGACGAGTTGGGCGAGCTGGATTCCGCGGCCGGCTGGACGGCCCAGCGGTGGGCGGAGGCGGGTGAGGCGTACTTCACCGAGCACGAGTCGGTGGGCACCGGCGCCGACGCGCGAGGGCCCGCCCTGCTGGTCTTCGACCGCCGCCCAGACATCTGGCGGGTGCGGCAGATTCTCGACGACCCCGCCGGTGATCACGACTGGGGCTTCGATGCCGAGGTCGACCTCGGTGCCTCCGACGAATCCGGTTCGCTCGTACTGCGGCTGGTGGACGCCGGCCGCATGGACTGA
- a CDS encoding histidine phosphatase family protein, which produces MPKTIYVVTHPEATHHVERLVGGWYDSVLTANGRRHAQVIARVLRARIPSDVEAELFSSDSLRARATAEAIGESLGAHVIADPRLREKSYGIADGRPQGWLDTRFVPPPRSGERLVHDEGISGAETKADFAARVFAAMAEITASDATHQVIVTHGFTLTFIIAAWIGMPLSAVGSVNFRAEPGSVSTLHEDDYFHNRQVSALAERLAFYD; this is translated from the coding sequence GTGCCGAAGACGATCTATGTCGTGACCCACCCCGAGGCCACCCATCACGTCGAGCGACTGGTCGGCGGTTGGTATGACTCCGTGTTGACCGCCAACGGTCGGCGTCACGCGCAAGTCATCGCCCGAGTGCTGCGGGCCCGGATTCCGAGCGATGTCGAAGCGGAACTGTTCTCTTCGGACTCGCTGCGTGCCCGCGCCACCGCGGAGGCCATCGGCGAGTCACTGGGAGCACATGTCATCGCGGACCCCCGACTTCGGGAGAAGTCGTACGGAATCGCCGATGGCCGTCCGCAAGGTTGGTTGGACACGCGCTTCGTTCCTCCGCCACGATCGGGCGAGCGACTGGTGCATGATGAGGGGATATCCGGCGCTGAAACGAAGGCCGACTTTGCCGCCAGAGTGTTCGCCGCGATGGCGGAGATCACGGCCAGCGACGCGACTCACCAGGTGATCGTGACCCACGGCTTCACTCTCACCTTCATCATCGCGGCGTGGATCGGGATGCCCCTTTCTGCAGTCGGTTCTGTTAACTTCCGAGCCGAACCGGGCAGTGTCAGCACCCTCCACGAGGACGACTACTTCCACAATCGGCAAGTGTCGGCGCTTGCGGAAAGACTGGCGTTCTACGACTGA
- a CDS encoding acyl-CoA thioesterase produces the protein MAPDPVAGNYRYFLPITTRWMDNDVYGHINNVTYYSYFDTVANHFLITEGGLDIHHAPVIALVVESQCTYRAPVAYPDRLRAGLRVDKLGNRSVTYGVAIFTDTDTEAVAHGQFVHVFVDRQSRRAVPIPEPIRTALETLIQS, from the coding sequence ATGGCCCCCGATCCCGTGGCCGGGAACTACCGCTACTTCCTGCCCATCACCACCCGGTGGATGGACAACGATGTCTACGGCCACATCAACAACGTGACGTACTACAGCTACTTCGACACCGTGGCCAACCACTTCCTGATCACCGAGGGCGGCCTGGACATCCACCACGCGCCGGTGATCGCGCTGGTGGTCGAGTCGCAGTGCACCTACCGAGCCCCGGTGGCCTACCCGGACCGGCTACGAGCCGGGTTGCGCGTCGACAAACTCGGCAACCGGTCGGTGACCTACGGGGTCGCGATCTTCACCGACACCGACACCGAAGCCGTGGCCCACGGCCAGTTCGTGCACGTCTTCGTCGACCGCCAGAGCCGCCGTGCGGTGCCGATCCCGGAGCCGATCCGGACGGCCCTGGAGACATTGATTCAGTCGTAG
- a CDS encoding hydroxyacid-oxoacid transhydrogenase produces the protein MTCCHDADGLDGHDTAFTVDASRVTFGRGCLREVGDRARALGMTRVAVFSDPTVAGLEVFDTVQRSLREAGLDTVAYTDARVEPTDQSFAQAVAFATETQPDGYVSVGGGSVIDTAKAADLYATHQADFLDYVNAPIGGGNPVPGPLAPHIACPTTSGTGSEVTGIAIFDLLSLHAKTGIAAPALRPTEALVDPDCTDTLPAEVVACSGLDVLSHALESYTARPHTRRAAPERPSQRPMSQGANPWSDLGSREALRLLGEYLQRAVTDAADREAREQTMWAATLAGIAFGNAGVHAPHAMAYAVAGRVRRFHPQGYPGDEPLVPHGMAVILNAPAAFRVTSGSDPHRHLQAAHHLGADIAGADTGRDAGGILAEHLIGIMRGVGMPNGLTGVGYTAADAQALAEGAWPQQRLLSNAPIDFDESLLAETFGDAMRYW, from the coding sequence ATGACTTGTTGCCACGATGCCGACGGCCTCGACGGCCATGACACCGCGTTCACGGTCGACGCCTCGCGCGTGACCTTCGGCCGGGGTTGTCTGCGTGAGGTCGGCGACCGAGCCAGGGCGCTGGGGATGACGCGCGTTGCGGTGTTCTCCGATCCGACCGTGGCGGGCCTCGAGGTGTTCGACACGGTCCAGCGCTCCCTGCGCGAGGCGGGCCTCGACACCGTCGCCTACACCGACGCCCGGGTCGAACCCACCGACCAATCCTTCGCGCAGGCAGTGGCTTTCGCGACGGAAACGCAACCCGACGGCTACGTCTCGGTGGGCGGCGGCTCGGTCATCGACACCGCCAAGGCCGCCGATCTGTACGCCACGCACCAGGCGGACTTCCTCGACTACGTCAATGCCCCCATCGGCGGCGGAAACCCGGTGCCCGGACCTCTCGCGCCGCACATCGCCTGCCCGACGACCTCGGGGACCGGCAGCGAGGTCACCGGGATCGCGATCTTCGACCTGCTGTCCCTGCACGCCAAGACCGGCATCGCCGCGCCGGCGCTGCGGCCGACCGAGGCGCTGGTCGATCCGGACTGCACCGACACCCTGCCCGCCGAAGTGGTGGCGTGCAGCGGCCTGGATGTCCTCTCGCACGCGCTGGAGTCCTACACTGCACGCCCGCACACGCGCCGCGCGGCACCGGAACGACCCAGCCAGCGCCCGATGAGCCAGGGCGCCAACCCGTGGAGCGATCTGGGCAGCCGAGAGGCGCTGCGCCTGCTGGGCGAATATCTGCAACGGGCGGTCACCGATGCGGCCGACCGGGAGGCGCGCGAACAGACGATGTGGGCCGCGACGCTGGCGGGCATCGCGTTCGGCAACGCCGGAGTGCACGCGCCACACGCGATGGCCTACGCGGTGGCGGGGCGGGTCAGGCGGTTCCACCCGCAGGGTTATCCGGGTGACGAACCCCTCGTCCCACACGGCATGGCAGTGATCCTCAACGCTCCCGCGGCATTCCGCGTGACGTCCGGCAGCGACCCGCACCGGCACCTGCAGGCCGCGCACCACCTGGGCGCCGACATCGCCGGCGCCGATACCGGTCGCGACGCGGGGGGCATTCTCGCCGAGCACCTGATCGGCATCATGCGCGGCGTCGGCATGCCCAACGGGTTGACCGGCGTCGGGTACACCGCGGCCGATGCGCAGGCGCTGGCCGAGGGGGCGTGGCCGCAGCAGCGCCTGCTAAGCAACGCACCGATCGACTTCGACGAGTCGCTGCTGGCCGAGACGTTCGGCGATGCGATGCGGTACTGGTGA
- a CDS encoding EamA family transporter — protein MAGAVSQYLGAAVGVFLFETTEPATVAWLRSAAAALVLLAWRRPWRRAWTWRTAGAAAAFGLVTVGMNVAFYEAIARIPLGTAVAVEFVGPVAVATLGSRRARDVAAVALVVTGVVLLAGVQTDVDPVGLLFALLAAALWAGYILVGKSVADAGAGLDSLAVGMAAAAVLSAPLLVGVQLGTDAAAFGDARTWVFGMGVGVLSSVIPYALDQPVLATIGRARFALLLALLPATATVVGAAVLAQYPAPAELAGIALVMLALIVNASSSSRPIRPRRDGHDWRMQT, from the coding sequence ATGGCCGGAGCGGTGTCGCAATACCTCGGTGCGGCGGTCGGGGTCTTCCTGTTCGAGACGACCGAACCCGCGACGGTGGCCTGGCTGCGCTCGGCCGCGGCGGCGCTGGTGCTGCTGGCGTGGCGGCGACCGTGGCGGCGTGCCTGGACCTGGCGCACCGCCGGCGCCGCCGCCGCGTTCGGCCTCGTCACCGTCGGCATGAACGTGGCGTTCTACGAGGCGATCGCGCGTATCCCGCTGGGCACCGCCGTCGCGGTGGAGTTCGTGGGACCTGTCGCGGTGGCGACCCTGGGGTCACGCCGAGCCCGCGACGTCGCGGCCGTCGCGCTGGTGGTGACGGGCGTCGTCCTGCTGGCCGGAGTGCAGACCGATGTCGATCCGGTCGGTCTGCTGTTCGCGCTGCTCGCTGCCGCGCTCTGGGCGGGCTACATCCTGGTCGGCAAGTCGGTGGCAGACGCCGGTGCCGGACTGGACTCTCTCGCGGTCGGGATGGCGGCCGCTGCGGTGCTGTCGGCGCCCCTTCTCGTCGGTGTCCAGCTGGGCACCGACGCCGCCGCCTTCGGGGATGCCCGCACCTGGGTGTTCGGCATGGGGGTAGGCGTGCTGTCCAGCGTGATCCCCTACGCCCTGGACCAGCCCGTGCTGGCCACGATCGGGCGCGCCCGATTCGCATTGCTGTTGGCTCTGCTGCCCGCCACCGCGACGGTCGTGGGTGCCGCGGTACTGGCGCAGTATCCCGCCCCGGCCGAACTCGCCGGCATCGCGCTGGTGATGCTCGCGCTGATCGTCAACGCCTCGAGTTCCTCCCGACCGATCCGGCCGCGCCGGGACGGGCACGACTGGAGAATGCAGACATGA
- a CDS encoding cutinase family protein has protein sequence MKQMGRWLAAGAGAVAAAAGTPVVAAPAYAAPCPDVEVVFARGTFEPPGIGATGQAFVDALRARLPDRSVQDYAVNYPASLDFATAAAGVIDASNRVMTTAANCPDTETVVGGFSQGAAVAAYITADAIPEGYTPPPGMTGPMPAEVADHVAAVALFGKPSSGFLQMIYTGAPPITVGSRYESKTVDLCIPEDPVCSPGGGDNGAHGAYAVRGLTDQAADYVVAELTGNPQPVDQAAGG, from the coding sequence ATGAAGCAGATGGGTCGTTGGTTGGCGGCCGGCGCCGGTGCGGTGGCGGCAGCGGCGGGTACCCCGGTGGTTGCCGCCCCCGCGTATGCCGCACCGTGTCCGGACGTCGAGGTGGTCTTCGCGCGCGGGACGTTCGAGCCGCCGGGCATCGGTGCCACGGGCCAGGCCTTCGTGGATGCACTGCGGGCCAGGCTGCCCGACCGCTCCGTGCAGGACTACGCGGTGAACTACCCGGCGTCGCTGGATTTCGCGACGGCAGCCGCCGGCGTCATCGATGCCAGCAACCGGGTGATGACGACGGCGGCGAACTGTCCCGACACCGAGACGGTGGTCGGCGGGTTCTCCCAGGGCGCCGCGGTGGCCGCCTACATCACCGCCGACGCGATCCCGGAGGGGTACACCCCACCGCCGGGTATGACAGGCCCGATGCCGGCAGAGGTCGCTGACCACGTTGCGGCCGTGGCGTTGTTCGGCAAGCCGTCCAGCGGTTTCCTGCAGATGATCTACACCGGCGCGCCGCCGATCACGGTCGGGTCCCGGTACGAATCCAAGACGGTGGATCTGTGTATCCCGGAAGACCCGGTGTGTTCGCCGGGCGGCGGGGACAACGGCGCGCACGGCGCCTACGCCGTCAGGGGACTCACCGACCAGGCCGCCGACTACGTCGTGGCCGAGCTGACGGGCAACCCGCAACCGGTCGACCAGGCGGCCGGAGGGTAG
- a CDS encoding FAD-dependent oxidoreductase, with the protein MKAVVCGAGIAGLSLAHELATRGDEVVLLERSPGPREQGYMMDFFGPGYDAAEQMGVLPAILDVSYDIGEASFVDSQGRSRARLPYDRFRRAVGGRLCSLMRPDLEQVLREALPSSVEVRFGAEVTDCVDRGPDVEVRTADGAVLSADVLVGADGIHSGVRRFTFGADSDALRYLGFHTAAFVFDDARIRAACAGRFALTDTIGRQMGFYALRDGRVAAFGVHRTPDPGLPDDTRTAVREAYRSLEWVVPEALAQCPPSEEIYYDQVAQVVMPAWSAGRIALVGDACHAVSLLAGQGASLAVAGARVLAAQLHSDVPIVQALAAYERQWRPVAEDRQASGRATARWFLPRTHAELWARRAALKVAALPVVNRALGAFLSGR; encoded by the coding sequence ATGAAGGCGGTGGTGTGCGGAGCCGGAATCGCCGGGTTGTCGCTGGCCCACGAGCTAGCGACGCGTGGTGACGAGGTCGTGCTGCTGGAACGGTCGCCGGGCCCGCGCGAGCAGGGCTACATGATGGATTTCTTCGGGCCCGGCTACGACGCGGCCGAGCAGATGGGTGTGCTGCCGGCGATTCTCGACGTGTCCTACGACATCGGCGAGGCCAGCTTCGTCGACTCGCAGGGCCGGTCCCGCGCCCGGCTGCCGTACGACCGCTTCCGTCGGGCCGTCGGCGGTCGGTTGTGCAGCCTGATGCGCCCGGACCTGGAACAGGTGTTGCGTGAAGCGCTGCCGAGTTCGGTGGAGGTGCGATTCGGAGCCGAGGTGACCGACTGCGTGGACCGCGGGCCCGACGTGGAGGTGCGCACGGCCGACGGCGCGGTGCTGTCCGCCGACGTGCTCGTCGGGGCCGATGGAATCCACTCTGGCGTGCGCCGATTCACCTTCGGCGCGGATTCGGATGCACTGCGCTATCTCGGGTTCCACACCGCTGCCTTCGTATTCGACGATGCGCGGATCCGCGCGGCCTGCGCCGGCCGGTTCGCGTTGACCGACACCATCGGTCGTCAGATGGGCTTCTACGCGTTGCGTGACGGACGTGTCGCCGCGTTCGGCGTGCACCGGACGCCGGATCCGGGGCTGCCCGACGACACCCGCACCGCGGTCCGTGAGGCCTACCGAAGCCTGGAGTGGGTGGTGCCAGAGGCACTGGCGCAGTGCCCGCCGTCGGAAGAGATCTACTACGACCAGGTCGCCCAGGTGGTGATGCCGGCGTGGAGCGCGGGCCGGATCGCGCTGGTCGGCGACGCGTGCCACGCCGTGTCGCTGCTGGCCGGCCAGGGTGCGTCGCTGGCTGTCGCCGGGGCCAGAGTGCTTGCCGCGCAACTGCATTCCGATGTACCGATAGTGCAGGCGCTCGCGGCCTATGAGAGACAGTGGCGGCCCGTCGCCGAGGACAGACAGGCATCGGGCCGGGCGACGGCCCGATGGTTCCTGCCGCGCACCCACGCCGAGCTGTGGGCGCGGCGGGCAGCGCTGAAGGTTGCCGCGTTGCCCGTCGTCAACCGCGCCCTGGGCGCCTTCCTCTCCGGACGCTGA
- a CDS encoding dicarboxylate/amino acid:cation symporter, with product MNALKSPALQIAVAAVAGLIFGLVVGEWAANVKFVGDMFIRLIQMSIVPLVLASVIVATGSMTGTGTGRIAVRTFTWMLGFSFVAAVLAWLLSVLIRPGTGMVFTGEVDASLEESAAETGGWQDTLLNFVSTNIFEAMASATMVPIIVFALLFGVALRIQINKTGDTSVLSFVDQVQQIVLTMIRLIMYVAPIGVFCLLAPLAGDVGFAVITSGLKYLGATLIGVLILFALFVVTVTLRTRLSPWKLPGKLAEQTAIAVTTTSSAVTFPTVLRNTVEKVGVSQKVANFTLSVGLTMGSYGAVLNYMIVVMFLAQSGGIELSFGQIALGMALAIMLNMGTITVPGGFPVVATFLASSLDLPFEAIGLLIAVDWFAGIFRTFLNVNGDTFVAMLVANADDEIDREVYNGTKTVTAESVDLEEYADVMARADQAD from the coding sequence ATGAACGCGTTGAAAAGCCCTGCTCTTCAGATCGCCGTCGCTGCCGTCGCGGGGCTGATCTTCGGCCTGGTGGTCGGCGAGTGGGCCGCCAACGTGAAGTTCGTCGGCGACATGTTCATCCGGCTGATCCAGATGTCCATCGTTCCCCTGGTCCTGGCTTCGGTGATCGTGGCGACCGGTTCGATGACGGGCACCGGCACCGGCCGGATCGCGGTTCGCACCTTCACGTGGATGCTCGGGTTCTCCTTCGTCGCAGCGGTTCTGGCCTGGCTGTTGAGCGTACTGATCCGGCCCGGCACCGGCATGGTCTTCACCGGAGAGGTCGATGCCTCCCTCGAGGAGTCCGCCGCGGAGACCGGTGGCTGGCAGGACACCCTGCTGAACTTCGTGTCGACGAACATCTTCGAGGCCATGGCCAGTGCGACGATGGTGCCGATCATCGTGTTCGCCTTGCTGTTCGGTGTCGCGTTGCGCATCCAGATCAACAAGACCGGTGACACCTCGGTGTTGTCCTTCGTCGACCAGGTCCAGCAGATCGTGCTCACCATGATCCGGCTGATCATGTACGTGGCCCCGATCGGCGTGTTCTGTCTGTTGGCGCCGCTGGCCGGCGACGTGGGGTTCGCGGTGATCACCTCAGGCCTGAAGTACCTGGGCGCGACGTTGATCGGTGTGCTGATCCTGTTCGCGCTGTTCGTCGTGACGGTCACGCTGCGCACCCGGCTCAGTCCGTGGAAGCTTCCCGGAAAGCTCGCCGAACAGACCGCGATCGCGGTGACGACCACCAGTTCGGCGGTGACGTTCCCGACGGTGCTGCGCAACACCGTGGAGAAGGTCGGCGTCAGCCAGAAGGTCGCGAACTTCACGTTGTCGGTCGGGTTGACGATGGGGTCCTACGGCGCGGTGCTGAACTACATGATCGTGGTGATGTTCCTGGCCCAGTCAGGTGGTATCGAGCTGAGTTTCGGGCAGATCGCACTCGGTATGGCGCTGGCGATCATGCTGAACATGGGCACCATCACGGTGCCGGGTGGCTTCCCGGTGGTGGCGACGTTCCTGGCCAGCTCGCTGGACCTGCCGTTCGAGGCGATCGGACTACTGATCGCCGTCGACTGGTTCGCCGGCATCTTCCGCACTTTCCTCAACGTCAACGGCGACACCTTCGTCGCGATGCTGGTCGCCAACGCCGACGACGAGATCGACCGCGAGGTCTACAACGGAACCAAGACCGTCACCGCCGAGAGCGTGGACCTCGAGGAGTACGCCGACGTGATGGCTCGCGCGGATCAAGCGGATTGA
- a CDS encoding TetR/AcrR family transcriptional regulator — protein MTTQLSAPPAPVGRAAVVAAVLAAAAELYAEKGPAATSIREVACCSGVNHGLVFRYFGTKDQLVGATLEHLGRRVAELLEQQASMEDIEDALTLQSVVMARALLEGFPVAEYQTTFPAVALLLDRIAALHDCEHTARLAAANAVALQLGWRLFAPFLRASAGLDHMTAAEVREAILAATTQLVDPQQRWRRGPADQSA, from the coding sequence ATGACTACACAACTGTCGGCACCGCCGGCGCCGGTCGGCAGGGCCGCTGTGGTCGCCGCGGTGTTGGCGGCGGCGGCGGAGCTCTACGCCGAGAAGGGGCCCGCGGCGACGTCGATCCGCGAAGTGGCGTGCTGTTCCGGGGTCAACCACGGCCTGGTCTTCCGTTACTTCGGCACCAAAGACCAGCTCGTCGGCGCGACCCTGGAACATCTCGGGCGGCGCGTCGCCGAGCTTCTCGAGCAGCAGGCGTCTATGGAGGACATCGAAGATGCGCTGACCCTGCAATCCGTGGTGATGGCACGCGCGCTGCTGGAAGGCTTCCCGGTCGCCGAGTACCAGACGACGTTTCCCGCGGTGGCGCTGCTGCTCGACCGCATCGCAGCGCTGCACGACTGCGAGCACACCGCCCGCCTCGCCGCGGCGAATGCCGTGGCACTGCAGCTGGGGTGGCGCCTGTTCGCGCCCTTCCTGCGCGCATCGGCCGGGCTCGACCACATGACCGCCGCCGAGGTGCGGGAGGCGATCCTGGCTGCAACCACCCAGCTCGTCGATCCCCAGCAGCGGTGGCGCCGCGGCCCGGCTGATCAATCCGCTTGA
- a CDS encoding SDR family oxidoreductase has protein sequence MTRVTVITGGAGGMGTATAAVVGRDHAVVLADVRAERLDAAVAALIDRGISATGAPADVTDPDAVGAVFDTASGLGELVSVIHTAGVSPSMGDADYVMRTNAVGTATVGERFHASAPPGAALVNVASMAAYLLPAEMIPAQHFPVALSDPAAFLEKMRPAWESLPEEYRSGIAYGVSKSFVRWYSSAQAERFTAKGLRVLSISPGSTDTEMGRLEENAGAGAMVADAAVPRWGTPEEMAELLAFCAGDKAGYLTGTDILNDGGVVASVTERARVAASS, from the coding sequence ATGACACGTGTGACGGTGATCACCGGCGGCGCCGGGGGCATGGGTACGGCCACGGCCGCCGTCGTCGGCCGAGACCATGCAGTGGTGCTGGCCGATGTCCGGGCTGAGCGGCTCGACGCGGCGGTGGCGGCGCTGATAGACCGCGGCATCTCCGCGACCGGGGCGCCCGCCGATGTCACCGACCCCGACGCCGTCGGCGCGGTCTTCGACACCGCCAGCGGGCTGGGCGAGCTGGTTTCGGTGATCCACACCGCCGGAGTCAGCCCCAGCATGGGTGATGCGGACTACGTCATGCGCACCAACGCGGTGGGAACCGCCACCGTGGGTGAACGCTTCCACGCCAGCGCCCCACCGGGCGCGGCGCTGGTCAATGTCGCCTCGATGGCGGCCTATCTTTTGCCGGCGGAAATGATTCCGGCGCAACACTTTCCGGTGGCACTGTCAGATCCCGCGGCGTTCCTGGAAAAGATGCGACCGGCGTGGGAGTCGCTTCCCGAGGAATACCGCTCCGGTATCGCCTACGGAGTGAGCAAGTCCTTCGTGAGGTGGTACAGCAGCGCGCAGGCCGAGCGGTTCACCGCAAAGGGCCTACGCGTCCTGTCGATCTCGCCGGGATCCACCGACACCGAGATGGGTCGGCTGGAAGAGAATGCCGGGGCCGGGGCGATGGTCGCCGACGCCGCGGTGCCGCGGTGGGGCACGCCCGAAGAGATGGCCGAACTGCTGGCGTTCTGCGCCGGCGACAAGGCCGGCTATCTGACCGGCACCGACATCCTCAACGACGGCGGCGTCGTCGCCTCGGTGACCGAACGAGCCCGGGTGGCGGCGTCGTCATGA
- a CDS encoding Rv1535 domain-containing protein, with the protein MSHFIAIPLREVYAVLWRLGVVDIED; encoded by the coding sequence ATGTCCCACTTCATCGCGATTCCGTTGCGGGAAGTGTATGCAGTGCTGTGGCGGCTCGGCGTCGTCGACATCGAGGACTGA